From the genome of Psychroserpens ponticola, one region includes:
- the rlmF gene encoding 23S rRNA (adenine(1618)-N(6))-methyltransferase RlmF has protein sequence MHKNNKHSKDYNFKELIANFPQLAEFVFESKYAKNTIDFANPKAVKYLNSALLKTHYGIDYWKFPDENLCPPIPGRVEYVHLLNDLLKASGLKKDITVFDIGTGATCIYPLLGHKEYNWNFIASEIDKKALENAKLIVEKNSLSKHIELRFQDDPQSILNGVLLPSEHISAVLCNPPFYKNEAEANENTLLKQKGLGKQTDKVARNFSGTAKELWYPGGEKAFVHNYLYQSSLLKTNCFWYTCLVSKTQHVLSMEASLKKLGVTDFKILQLSLGNKISRVVAWTFLTEDEQKEWTS, from the coding sequence GTGCATAAAAATAATAAACATTCTAAAGACTATAATTTTAAAGAACTTATAGCTAACTTTCCTCAATTAGCAGAATTTGTCTTTGAAAGTAAATACGCTAAAAACACTATAGATTTCGCAAATCCTAAGGCGGTAAAGTATCTTAATTCTGCATTATTAAAAACGCATTACGGAATTGATTATTGGAAATTCCCTGATGAGAACTTATGTCCACCAATACCAGGGCGAGTTGAATATGTTCATTTACTAAATGATTTGCTGAAGGCTTCAGGATTAAAAAAAGATATTACAGTTTTTGATATAGGAACAGGAGCAACATGCATTTATCCATTACTTGGTCATAAAGAATACAATTGGAATTTTATAGCTTCTGAAATTGATAAAAAAGCGCTTGAAAATGCTAAGTTAATTGTAGAAAAAAATAGTTTAAGCAAGCATATAGAATTGCGATTTCAAGATGATCCACAATCTATTTTAAATGGCGTTTTATTGCCTTCGGAACATATTTCTGCAGTACTTTGTAATCCGCCTTTTTACAAAAATGAAGCAGAAGCTAATGAAAATACACTGTTGAAGCAAAAAGGATTAGGAAAACAAACGGATAAAGTTGCACGCAATTTTAGTGGTACTGCAAAAGAATTGTGGTATCCAGGAGGAGAGAAAGCCTTTGTTCATAATTACTTGTATCAAAGCTCGCTTCTAAAAACAAATTGCTTTTGGTATACCTGTTTGGTATCTAAAACCCAACACGTTCTAAGTATGGAAGCATCATTGAAAAAACTTGGAGTTACTGATTTTAAAATTCTACAGCTTTCTTTAGGAAATAAGATTAGTAGAGTAGTGGCCTGGACTTTTTTAACTGAAGATGAACAGAAGGAATGGACGTCTTAG
- the mscL gene encoding large conductance mechanosensitive channel protein MscL, with amino-acid sequence MKFFKEFKEFAVKGNMMDMAIGIIIGASFNKVIDVLVKKVFMPPLSLMTDGLNYQDKKYVLRDAIANANGEITVQEVAIEYGVLFETFLDFLIIGLTVFLVVKGMNRLRDKAQDPKNEVVSTPKDIELLSKLTELIEEQNTLLKSRS; translated from the coding sequence ATGAAATTTTTTAAAGAATTCAAAGAGTTTGCGGTTAAAGGTAATATGATGGATATGGCCATTGGTATTATTATTGGTGCTTCTTTTAATAAAGTGATTGATGTATTGGTAAAAAAAGTATTCATGCCACCATTATCATTAATGACAGATGGACTTAATTATCAAGATAAAAAGTATGTTCTAAGAGATGCTATTGCAAATGCTAATGGAGAAATCACAGTTCAAGAAGTCGCGATTGAATATGGTGTCTTATTTGAAACCTTCCTAGATTTTTTAATCATAGGGCTGACAGTATTTTTAGTTGTAAAAGGAATGAATAGATTAAGAGATAAAGCTCAAGACCCTAAAAATGAGGTGGTTTCAACTCCTAAAGATATTGAGTTATTATCTAAGCTTACTGAATTAATTGAAGAACAAAATACATTACTTAAAAGTAGGTCATAG
- a CDS encoding HAD family hydrolase: protein MFKAVLFDMDGVIVDTEPLHHSAYHEMFKDVNIEVSDDLYASFTGQSTFTICEQLIAHFNLPLSPHTLVDIKRDHFKYLFEHDKSLALIDGVLDLIKDYHSNGMTLVLASSASMVNINRIFERFDLNQYFKAKISGADLVASKPHPEIFIKAAELSEHKPDECFVIEDSTNGIVAAKSANIFCIAFNSPHSKGQDYSKANVVIENFSEITYNKLSDLLSAV from the coding sequence ATGTTTAAAGCTGTATTATTTGATATGGATGGTGTTATTGTTGACACTGAACCACTTCACCATAGTGCGTATCATGAAATGTTTAAAGATGTAAATATTGAAGTTTCTGATGATTTGTATGCCTCTTTTACAGGACAATCTACTTTTACAATTTGTGAGCAGTTAATAGCGCATTTTAATTTACCCTTAAGTCCTCATACGCTTGTTGATATCAAACGTGATCATTTTAAATATTTATTTGAACATGATAAAAGCTTAGCATTAATTGATGGTGTTCTTGATCTTATAAAAGATTATCATTCTAACGGAATGACTTTAGTACTAGCTTCATCTGCATCTATGGTAAATATCAATCGTATTTTTGAACGCTTTGATTTAAATCAATATTTTAAAGCGAAAATTAGTGGAGCTGATTTGGTAGCTTCCAAACCTCATCCTGAAATTTTCATCAAGGCTGCGGAATTATCTGAACACAAACCTGATGAATGCTTTGTGATTGAAGACTCTACTAACGGAATAGTCGCTGCAAAATCAGCAAACATTTTTTGTATAGCATTTAATAGTCCACATTCAAAAGGACAAGATTATTCAAAAGCAAACGTAGTTATTGAAAACTTTAGTGAAATCACATACAATAAACTAAGCGATTTACTTAGTGCTGTATAA
- a CDS encoding DUF2490 domain-containing protein — protein sequence MKRYFISIVFCITTFLSFGQTNPEKELGSWYMLFGTHQVSGKLSINTGIQLRNYEVVSNYNLNLLYTGINYKIDSNILFTFNYGYLDIDKSIEFTNIKNTIEHRFWEQLSFKHKLSKIPINHRFRFEHRFLHDLTDNSIQNRIRYRLGTHIDLNQTFFIVANKEFFLNIKGETFRENRLYFGLGIKLNKQFKLQLGYLNQHINNLNLNRLQFGLYIKTDLRKRNNSN from the coding sequence ATGAAACGCTATTTTATTAGTATAGTGTTTTGTATCACTACCTTTTTGTCTTTCGGACAAACAAATCCGGAAAAAGAACTAGGCAGTTGGTATATGCTTTTTGGAACACATCAAGTTTCAGGTAAATTAAGTATAAATACAGGAATACAATTAAGAAACTATGAGGTTGTTTCTAATTACAACCTGAATTTACTCTATACTGGAATCAATTACAAAATTGACTCAAACATATTATTCACTTTCAATTATGGGTATTTAGATATTGATAAAAGCATCGAATTCACAAATATCAAAAATACAATTGAACATCGCTTTTGGGAACAATTATCATTCAAACATAAACTTTCAAAGATTCCTATAAATCATAGATTCCGTTTTGAGCATCGCTTTCTTCATGACTTAACTGACAATAGTATTCAAAATCGAATTCGGTATCGATTAGGAACACATATTGACTTAAACCAAACTTTTTTTATTGTTGCAAATAAAGAGTTTTTCTTAAATATTAAAGGAGAAACATTTAGAGAGAATCGGTTGTATTTTGGATTAGGGATAAAGCTGAACAAACAGTTCAAACTTCAATTAGGTTATTTGAATCAACATATAAACAACTTAAATTTAAACCGATTACAATTTGGGCTATATATTAAAACTGATTTACGAAAAAGAAATAATTCCAATTAA
- the ccsA gene encoding cytochrome c biogenesis protein CcsA, with amino-acid sequence MLKKITNILFSTRLTGILFIVFAAAMITGTFLDASQETSPTPYTRYWIYNAWWFELIMVLFTINFIGNLFRYRLYKKKKWATLTLHLAFIFIFIGAGITRYIGYEGWMPIREGETTNNFLTRDIFVTAYIDGDYVIDGKAQRKVVNERVDFSERLNNDLDIITEYNGTPVTLAVEKFIKGAEIDIVPSDNGESYLKIVESSGGEPHNHYLKDGEDQLIHNLVFTLNSPKKGAINITTDSTNGIFIESPFEGDYMTMATRATGKLVKDSLQPLVLRSRYQIANLSMVFPKPVVQGQFELVKRSQMLRGSEDGIVMNITANGETKTVNLLGGQYISGQFEQVKVGGLDVALKYGAMVKELPFSIKLNDFNADVFPGTEDSFSAFESLVTVVDEEQGDFDYHIYMNHVLDHKGYRFFQASFDQDLKGTKLSVNHDQWGTWITYLGYMLLYFGLMAIMFDKGTRFADLKRSLDKVKSKKAELLSIILLCLGFLGFTQEHSANDGHDHGSEVKIVKPTKAQIDSVIRANITPKSHSDVFGELVIQDYSGRMMPMNTYGSEVLRKVSKQDHYEEFDSNQVILSMQESPLFWYNVPMIYLAKRKGDSIRHIIGVDESEKYVALTDFLEQDGSYKLAPYLEDAYKNQVANGFQKEFKETDQRISLLFNTIEGRSLKIFPVPEDEKNTWISPIEYREQFEEKVNDSIYGKFIENSFGYYLSELYKAKQTGDYTNSNKLLEGFKKNQQKLGSEVMISDDRVKAEILYNKYDIFKKLFSWYMYAGVILFVLIIIQIFKSYSKILSLSIKILVGIVVFLFLLHTAGLIVRWYISGHAPWSDAYESIIYVAWATMLFGLMLAHRRKDRAKEKTLGSTISSFVIPFYGLFLNKSSDITVAATAFVTSMLLMVAHLSWMDPAISNLQPVLDSYWLMIHVAVIVASYGPFTLGMVLGVTVMILMIFTTEKNKQKMLLNIQELTIINEMALTVGLIMLTIGNFLGGMWANESWGRYWGWDPKETWALISIMAYAFIIHMRLIPGLRGRFGFNFASIIGIAFIVFTYFGVNFYLSGLHSYQSGQQILSYQYIAGILIAVALLGYFAYRKYVKFYKK; translated from the coding sequence TGAAGGTTGGATGCCTATTAGAGAAGGTGAAACCACAAATAACTTTCTTACTAGAGATATTTTTGTTACTGCATATATAGATGGTGATTATGTTATAGATGGAAAAGCGCAACGTAAGGTAGTTAATGAACGTGTTGATTTTTCAGAGCGTTTAAATAATGATCTTGACATTATTACAGAATATAATGGAACACCAGTGACTTTAGCTGTAGAAAAATTTATAAAAGGTGCTGAAATTGATATCGTTCCAAGCGATAATGGAGAATCTTATTTAAAAATTGTTGAATCCTCAGGAGGAGAACCTCACAATCACTATTTGAAAGATGGTGAAGATCAACTCATTCATAATTTAGTGTTTACTCTAAATAGCCCTAAAAAAGGAGCTATCAATATCACAACAGATAGCACTAATGGAATTTTTATTGAATCGCCTTTTGAAGGGGATTACATGACTATGGCAACTAGAGCTACTGGCAAATTGGTAAAAGATTCGTTGCAACCATTAGTATTGCGCTCAAGATATCAAATCGCTAACTTGTCAATGGTGTTTCCAAAACCTGTCGTTCAAGGCCAGTTTGAGCTTGTGAAACGTTCACAAATGTTAAGAGGAAGTGAAGATGGAATCGTAATGAACATAACTGCTAATGGTGAAACAAAAACGGTTAACCTTCTTGGTGGACAATATATTAGCGGACAATTTGAGCAAGTTAAAGTTGGAGGTTTAGATGTTGCTTTGAAGTATGGTGCTATGGTAAAGGAATTACCATTTAGCATAAAACTAAACGATTTTAATGCTGATGTTTTTCCTGGAACTGAAGATAGCTTTTCTGCCTTTGAAAGTCTTGTAACAGTAGTTGATGAAGAGCAAGGAGATTTTGATTACCACATCTATATGAACCATGTTTTAGATCATAAAGGATATCGGTTTTTTCAAGCAAGTTTTGATCAAGACCTAAAAGGAACAAAACTTTCAGTAAACCATGATCAATGGGGAACTTGGATAACCTATTTAGGATATATGCTACTGTATTTTGGATTGATGGCTATTATGTTTGATAAAGGAACAAGATTCGCAGATCTTAAACGTTCGCTTGATAAAGTGAAATCTAAAAAAGCTGAGCTACTCTCTATTATTTTATTATGCCTTGGTTTCTTAGGTTTTACTCAAGAGCATTCAGCAAATGATGGACATGATCATGGTAGTGAAGTTAAGATTGTAAAGCCTACAAAAGCGCAGATTGATTCTGTGATTAGAGCTAATATTACACCTAAATCGCATTCAGATGTATTTGGAGAATTAGTGATTCAAGATTATAGCGGACGAATGATGCCTATGAATACTTATGGCTCAGAAGTCTTACGTAAGGTTAGTAAACAAGATCACTACGAAGAATTCGATTCAAATCAAGTTATCTTGTCAATGCAGGAAAGTCCGTTGTTTTGGTATAATGTTCCAATGATATATTTAGCAAAGCGCAAAGGAGATTCTATTAGACATATCATTGGTGTTGACGAAAGTGAAAAGTATGTAGCTCTTACAGATTTTTTAGAGCAGGATGGAAGCTATAAATTAGCACCTTATCTAGAAGACGCCTACAAAAATCAAGTTGCAAATGGTTTTCAGAAAGAATTTAAAGAAACAGACCAACGTATCAGTCTTTTGTTTAATACGATTGAAGGACGTTCTTTAAAGATTTTTCCTGTTCCAGAAGATGAAAAAAATACGTGGATTTCTCCAATAGAATATAGAGAACAATTTGAAGAAAAAGTAAACGATTCTATCTATGGAAAATTTATCGAAAATAGTTTCGGTTACTACCTTTCTGAATTGTATAAAGCTAAACAAACAGGTGATTATACCAATTCAAACAAGCTTCTTGAAGGATTTAAAAAAAACCAACAGAAATTAGGTAGTGAAGTAATGATTTCTGATGATAGAGTTAAAGCTGAAATTCTATATAATAAATACGATATTTTTAAGAAGCTTTTCAGCTGGTATATGTATGCAGGTGTTATATTGTTTGTTTTAATTATAATTCAAATTTTTAAATCTTATAGTAAAATATTAAGCCTTAGTATTAAAATTTTAGTAGGTATTGTAGTTTTCTTGTTTTTACTTCATACTGCTGGATTAATTGTGCGATGGTACATTTCAGGACATGCACCTTGGAGTGATGCTTATGAATCAATAATTTATGTGGCTTGGGCAACAATGTTATTTGGGTTAATGCTGGCACATAGAAGAAAAGACAGAGCAAAAGAAAAAACCTTAGGTTCTACCATATCATCTTTCGTGATTCCATTTTATGGTTTATTTCTTAATAAATCTTCAGATATAACTGTTGCTGCGACTGCTTTTGTAACATCTATGCTTTTAATGGTAGCGCATTTGAGTTGGATGGATCCAGCAATTTCAAACTTGCAACCTGTTTTAGATAGTTATTGGTTAATGATTCATGTTGCTGTTATAGTTGCAAGTTATGGACCATTTACCTTAGGAATGGTTTTAGGCGTCACAGTAATGATATTGATGATTTTTACTACTGAAAAGAACAAACAAAAAATGTTGCTCAACATTCAAGAGCTTACAATCATTAACGAAATGGCTTTAACGGTTGGTCTTATCATGCTTACCATTGGAAACTTCTTAGGAGGTATGTGGGCAAATGAAAGTTGGGGAAGATATTGGGGTTGGGATCCTAAAGAAACTTGGGCATTGATTAGTATTATGGCTTATGCATTTATTATTCATATGCGTTTGATTCCTGGTTTAAGAGGGCGTTTCGGATTTAATTTTGCCTCTATAATAGGTATTGCCTTTATCGTATTTACATACTTTGGTGTTAACTTTTACCTTTCAGGATTGCATTCATATCAATCTGGTCAACAGATTTTAAGTTATCAATATATAGCTGGAATCTTAATTGCTGTTGCACTTCTAGGTTATTTCGCATATAGGAAGTATGTCAAATTCTATAAAAAATAG
- the pckA gene encoding phosphoenolpyruvate carboxykinase (ATP), protein MKTLLKQPNMKTRDLRKYGLKDTNAHWNLSPEELQRITVEKGMGKETKNGTLAVNTGKYTGRSPQDRFIVKDDYTKDRIWWGKTNKAISSENFDYLQSEITKYLSGKEIYVRDAYVCADPEYKTNVRTVTEYPWSNMFTYNMFLRSDESELENFEEEWLVLCAPGYECPEPAKYGLRQGNFSLLNFTKKIALVGGSAYTGEIKKGIFSSLNFILPVEKEVLPMHCSANVGEAGDTAIFFGLSGTGKTTLSADPNRKLIGDDEHGWTANNNIFNFEGGCYAKVIDLTEEKEPDIFRAIKPGAILENVIFKDNGEVDYMDSNITQNTRVSYPIYHIDNIQEPSFAGNPTNIFFLTCDAFGVLPPVSKLTPGQAAYHFISGYTAKVAGTEAGITEPVPSFSACFGEPFMPLHPTKYAEMLSKKMQDAGVNVWLVNTGWSGGPYGTGSRIKLKYTRAMITAILNGELDDVAFDQHPIFGLFMPKACPNVPTEILDPINTWEQKGNYISKSIQLAHSFHLNFEKFASEASDQIIEGGPLIDEHHHLNDHV, encoded by the coding sequence ATGAAAACACTTTTAAAACAACCAAATATGAAAACAAGAGACCTTAGGAAGTACGGATTAAAAGACACAAATGCACATTGGAATCTTTCCCCTGAAGAATTACAACGCATCACTGTTGAAAAAGGCATGGGAAAAGAAACTAAAAACGGAACACTAGCTGTCAACACAGGTAAATACACAGGACGTTCACCTCAAGATCGCTTTATTGTTAAAGACGATTACACTAAAGATCGTATTTGGTGGGGAAAAACAAACAAAGCCATTTCATCTGAAAACTTCGATTATTTACAATCTGAAATCACTAAATATTTAAGTGGCAAAGAAATTTATGTAAGAGATGCATACGTTTGTGCAGATCCCGAATACAAAACTAATGTTAGAACTGTCACAGAATATCCTTGGTCTAACATGTTTACTTATAACATGTTTTTAAGATCTGACGAATCTGAACTTGAAAATTTTGAAGAAGAATGGTTAGTGCTTTGCGCTCCAGGATATGAATGCCCAGAACCAGCTAAATATGGTTTAAGGCAAGGGAATTTTTCATTGTTAAACTTCACTAAAAAAATTGCTCTCGTTGGCGGTTCTGCATATACAGGTGAAATAAAAAAAGGGATCTTTTCTTCTCTAAACTTCATATTACCTGTAGAAAAAGAAGTCTTACCAATGCACTGTTCAGCAAATGTTGGTGAAGCTGGTGATACTGCAATTTTCTTCGGATTATCAGGAACTGGAAAAACAACTTTATCTGCAGATCCAAATCGTAAACTTATTGGCGACGATGAACATGGTTGGACTGCAAACAACAATATCTTTAATTTTGAAGGTGGTTGCTATGCAAAAGTGATTGACCTTACTGAAGAAAAAGAACCAGATATCTTTAGAGCAATTAAGCCAGGTGCTATCTTAGAAAATGTAATTTTCAAAGACAATGGTGAAGTCGATTATATGGACAGTAATATTACGCAAAATACTCGTGTAAGTTATCCTATTTATCATATTGATAACATCCAAGAACCTTCATTTGCTGGAAATCCAACAAATATTTTCTTCTTAACCTGTGATGCGTTTGGCGTCCTACCTCCTGTTTCAAAATTAACACCAGGACAAGCGGCTTATCATTTCATTTCTGGTTATACAGCAAAAGTTGCAGGTACAGAAGCAGGAATTACTGAACCAGTTCCTTCATTTTCAGCTTGTTTTGGCGAACCATTTATGCCTTTACATCCAACTAAATACGCAGAAATGTTAAGTAAAAAAATGCAAGATGCAGGTGTTAATGTTTGGCTAGTAAATACTGGCTGGAGTGGTGGTCCTTACGGAACTGGCTCTCGTATTAAACTGAAATATACTCGAGCAATGATTACTGCTATTTTAAATGGTGAATTAGATGATGTCGCATTTGATCAACATCCAATATTTGGATTATTTATGCCAAAAGCTTGTCCTAATGTGCCAACTGAAATTTTAGATCCTATAAATACTTGGGAACAAAAAGGAAATTATATCAGTAAATCAATTCAGCTAGCACATTCATTTCACTTAAATTTTGAAAAATTTGCAAGTGAAGCTTCAGATCAAATCATTGAAGGTGGCCCATTAATTGATGAGCATCACCACTTAAATGATCATGTATAA
- a CDS encoding trans-sulfuration enzyme family protein, whose translation MSKKKLGLNTICTHIGEIKDEQFKGAISPIYLSTSYQFDNVDVKRYPRYFNTPNQEHLVKKIAALEHTEDALIFASGMAAISHMFLAFLQKGDHLVVQNTLYGGATNFIREEFSKYGIEYTFTDGYDVSDFEAAIQPNTKLIHIETPSNPLLTITDIKAIASLAKSKGILSSIDNTFASPINQNPIDFGIDLVMHSATKYLGGHSDILAGAVAGSKEHIERIWNVGKNLGGSLSDFTVWMLERSMKTLTLRVKAQTKNAKKLAQFLDNHSAIAKVNYPGLKHHPQHELAKSQMHDFGAMLSFELVEGIDAMAFQNQLNLIKSSMSLAGVESTMLLPAETSHALLTQDERDAVGISNQLIRFSVGIETFRDLKNDIKQALIKIKTASCA comes from the coding sequence ATGTCAAAGAAAAAGTTAGGTCTCAATACCATTTGTACTCACATTGGTGAGATTAAGGACGAACAGTTTAAAGGTGCAATTTCTCCTATATATTTATCCACTTCATATCAATTTGATAACGTCGATGTTAAACGCTATCCTCGTTATTTTAATACACCAAATCAAGAACACTTAGTCAAAAAAATAGCTGCTTTAGAGCATACTGAAGATGCGCTCATTTTTGCAAGCGGAATGGCTGCAATTAGTCATATGTTTTTAGCATTTCTTCAAAAAGGAGATCATTTGGTTGTTCAAAATACCTTATATGGTGGTGCGACTAACTTTATTAGAGAAGAGTTTTCTAAATACGGAATTGAGTATACATTTACTGATGGCTATGACGTTTCAGATTTTGAAGCTGCCATTCAACCGAATACTAAATTGATTCATATTGAAACACCTTCAAATCCATTGCTAACGATTACAGATATTAAAGCAATTGCTAGTTTGGCAAAATCCAAAGGAATTTTGTCTTCAATTGATAATACTTTTGCTAGTCCAATTAATCAAAATCCGATTGACTTCGGAATTGATCTTGTTATGCACTCTGCAACGAAATATTTAGGTGGTCATAGCGATATTTTGGCTGGAGCAGTAGCAGGTTCAAAAGAACATATTGAACGCATTTGGAATGTTGGTAAAAATCTAGGAGGAAGTTTGAGTGACTTTACAGTTTGGATGTTAGAGCGCAGTATGAAAACATTAACATTGAGAGTAAAAGCTCAAACCAAAAATGCTAAGAAGTTGGCTCAGTTTTTAGATAATCATAGTGCTATTGCTAAAGTAAATTATCCAGGATTAAAACATCATCCGCAACATGAATTGGCAAAATCCCAAATGCATGATTTTGGTGCAATGCTATCGTTTGAATTAGTTGAAGGCATTGATGCTATGGCATTTCAAAACCAACTTAATTTAATAAAATCATCAATGAGTTTAGCAGGTGTTGAAAGTACGATGTTATTGCCTGCTGAAACATCTCATGCGCTTTTAACTCAAGATGAACGTGATGCCGTTGGAATTAGTAATCAATTGATTCGTTTTTCTGTAGGAATTGAAACGTTTAGGGATTTAAAAAATGATATTAAACAGGCTTTAATTAAAATAAAAACAGCTAGTTGTGCATAA